Proteins from one Cryptomeria japonica chromosome 4, Sugi_1.0, whole genome shotgun sequence genomic window:
- the LOC131063609 gene encoding uncharacterized protein LOC131063609 gives MGLWTLLEGCLLIANALAILNENRFLAPRGWSFSEFSGDQGRSLKARAIGLIYATQYLRMPLIALNAITIVIMVVSG, from the coding sequence ATGGGTCTTTGGACATTACTTGAAGGATGTTTACTGATAGCAAATGCTCTAGCCATACTAAATGAAAATCGATTTTTGGCTCCTCGAGGGTGGAGCTTTTCTGAATTTTCAGGAGACCAAGGAAGATCCTTAAAAGCACGAGCCATTGGGCTAATTTATGCTACACAATACTTGAGGATGCCTTTGATAGCTTTAAATGCCATCACAATAGTGATCATGGTTGTTTCAGGCTAG